A region of Ferruginibacter albus DNA encodes the following proteins:
- a CDS encoding lysophospholipid acyltransferase family protein, producing the protein MYYIVYGIFYLLSLLPWRIIYIISDFAAFLLYRVFKYRKPVVMNNLLIAFPEKTETEREKIAKEFYSNFTDNFIEVIKLLSISKKELNKRFQCNYEVMNDLYDSGINIQLLLSHQFNWEIANPAYAANLQYPFVVVYMGIANETFKKLFYKIRSRYGSLLVGAWQFRKDFAPISKDRFVLALVGDQSPVDACYWLPFFGKLTAFVKGPEKTARMYKTAIVMGNCYKLKRGHYKTELTLLTTDPNSLPHGEITKKMAAFMEDSIRQHPSNYLWSHRRWKREYNEEHHQKDLLV; encoded by the coding sequence ATGTATTATATTGTTTACGGAATATTTTATTTGTTATCATTACTTCCCTGGCGAATTATTTATATCATAAGTGATTTTGCTGCTTTCTTACTATACCGTGTATTCAAATACAGGAAACCGGTTGTTATGAATAACCTGCTAATAGCTTTTCCTGAAAAAACAGAAACAGAAAGAGAAAAAATAGCGAAAGAATTTTATTCCAATTTCACTGATAACTTTATTGAAGTAATAAAGCTGTTATCCATTTCAAAAAAAGAATTGAATAAACGTTTCCAATGTAATTATGAAGTGATGAATGATCTGTACGATAGCGGGATCAACATACAGCTTTTACTATCGCACCAGTTTAATTGGGAAATTGCCAACCCTGCATACGCTGCCAATCTTCAATATCCATTTGTAGTAGTTTATATGGGTATCGCTAATGAAACATTCAAGAAACTTTTTTATAAGATACGGTCACGATATGGTTCTCTATTAGTAGGCGCCTGGCAGTTCAGAAAAGATTTTGCTCCTATTTCCAAAGACAGGTTTGTGCTGGCTTTAGTGGGAGATCAAAGTCCTGTAGATGCTTGTTATTGGCTTCCGTTTTTTGGAAAACTAACTGCTTTTGTAAAAGGTCCTGAAAAAACGGCCCGCATGTACAAAACTGCAATAGTGATGGGCAATTGCTATAAATTAAAAAGAGGGCATTATAAAACGGAATTGACCTTACTAACCACCGACCCTAATAGTTTACCTCATGGAGAAATAACAAAGAAGATGGCCGCTTTCATGGAAGATTCTATTCGCCAACATCCATCCAATTATTTATGGAGCCACCGCAGATGGAAAAGAGAATATAATGAAGAACATCATCAAAAAGATCTTTTGGTATAA
- a CDS encoding glycine--tRNA ligase — MANETTIFQELISHCKEYGYIFQSSEIYDGLSAVYDYGQNGSQLKKNIRDEWWKSMTQLHDNIVGIDAAIFMHPTTWKASGHVDNFSDPMIDNKDSKKRYRVDHLIEGFADELKADGKKEEAEGVLAAMDALLAKDDYAGLKKLIEDNKIKCSVSKTSNWTDVRQFNLMFKTEFGAVASENPDDNIVYLRPETAQGIFVNFLNVQKTGRMKIPFGIAQTGKAFRNEIVARQFIFRMREFEQMEMQFFIRPGTQMEWYNYWKETRKKWHESLGIPSNKLRFHDHVKLAHYADAALDIEFEFPFGWKELEGIHSRTDFDLSQHQIYSKKKLQYFDNDVDPATGKPYGNYIPYVLETSVGLDRLFLTILSLAYAEEKWTKEDGTEDSRVILRIPAKIAPTKLAILPLVKKDGLPEIAKELYDDCKQSFHCFYEEKDAIGKRYRRMDAIGTPFCVTIDHQTKEDQTVTIRYRDTMTQERISLNEVKKLVIDKIS, encoded by the coding sequence ATGGCAAACGAAACAACTATTTTCCAGGAATTAATTTCTCATTGTAAAGAATACGGATACATTTTTCAATCCAGCGAAATATATGATGGCTTAAGTGCTGTGTATGACTATGGACAAAACGGCTCACAGCTAAAAAAGAATATCCGCGATGAATGGTGGAAAAGCATGACGCAACTGCATGATAACATTGTTGGCATTGATGCCGCCATTTTCATGCATCCTACTACCTGGAAAGCCAGCGGGCACGTCGATAATTTCAGCGATCCGATGATCGATAATAAGGACAGCAAAAAACGTTATCGTGTTGATCATTTGATTGAAGGCTTTGCAGATGAGCTAAAAGCCGATGGCAAGAAAGAAGAAGCTGAAGGCGTGTTAGCAGCAATGGACGCTTTATTAGCAAAAGATGATTATGCAGGATTAAAAAAATTAATTGAAGACAATAAAATAAAATGTTCTGTAAGCAAAACAAGTAACTGGACAGATGTTCGCCAGTTTAACCTGATGTTTAAAACAGAGTTTGGTGCAGTGGCTTCTGAAAATCCTGATGACAATATTGTGTATTTACGCCCTGAAACAGCGCAAGGAATTTTTGTGAACTTTTTAAACGTGCAAAAAACCGGCCGTATGAAAATACCTTTTGGTATTGCACAAACCGGGAAAGCATTTCGTAATGAAATTGTTGCCCGCCAGTTTATTTTCCGCATGCGTGAATTTGAACAAATGGAGATGCAATTCTTCATTCGCCCCGGCACACAAATGGAATGGTATAACTATTGGAAAGAAACAAGAAAGAAATGGCATGAGAGCTTAGGCATTCCTTCTAATAAACTGCGCTTTCATGATCACGTTAAATTAGCACATTACGCTGATGCGGCGCTTGATATTGAATTTGAATTTCCTTTTGGCTGGAAAGAGTTGGAAGGTATTCACAGCAGAACAGATTTTGATCTAAGCCAGCACCAGATCTACAGTAAAAAGAAATTACAATATTTTGATAATGATGTTGACCCTGCAACAGGGAAACCTTATGGCAACTACATTCCATATGTATTGGAAACATCGGTTGGCTTGGACAGGCTATTCTTAACCATTCTTAGTTTAGCTTACGCAGAAGAAAAATGGACGAAAGAGGATGGAACAGAGGACAGTCGTGTTATATTGCGTATTCCTGCAAAAATTGCTCCTACTAAATTAGCCATATTGCCATTAGTAAAAAAAGATGGCTTACCTGAAATTGCAAAAGAATTGTACGATGATTGCAAACAATCTTTTCATTGTTTTTATGAAGAGAAGGATGCCATTGGAAAACGTTACCGCCGCATGGATGCAATCGGCACACCATTTTGCGTTACGATCGATCATCAAACAAAAGAGGATCAAACCGTTACCATTCGTTACAGAGATACAATGACACAAGAACGCATTTCTTTAAACGAAGTAAAAAAGTTAGTAATAGATAAAATAAGCTAA
- a CDS encoding RDD family protein, translating into MKNFTGQLKIFSIVLIIDIIWELYECIIYIMRIPSFHWILYDWTFYVFIGTPLLGLTGSIISFTSSFKKNSLLILFLSIRIIAIPIILLDYCHFLAKKPDLFDITAAKVPLSIHIIICTELAIYIFFIYAFGLLCKHKKARIDTINYETGTVHEIVLANRKQRFINRLVDTSLLTFMLYCSALAIIRNNLFTPWSTGSGYMDYYIFLIPFELLYYLLFEGVFRMTPGKYLTGTIVIDAEGNKAGLGRIIKRTLSRFIPFDALTFLKGDAIGWHDSISHSYVAKSITITEDDNTVPS; encoded by the coding sequence ATGAAAAATTTTACCGGGCAATTAAAAATATTTTCTATTGTTTTAATTATTGATATTATTTGGGAATTATACGAGTGTATTATATATATAATGAGAATACCTTCATTTCATTGGATATTATACGATTGGACTTTTTATGTTTTTATTGGAACGCCCTTATTGGGTCTTACCGGCTCAATTATTTCTTTCACCAGCAGTTTCAAAAAAAATTCATTGTTAATCCTTTTTTTAAGCATCCGTATAATAGCCATACCTATCATACTTTTGGATTATTGTCACTTTTTGGCAAAAAAACCTGATCTATTTGACATAACAGCAGCAAAAGTTCCTCTTTCAATTCATATAATAATATGTACAGAACTGGCAATCTATATTTTTTTCATTTATGCATTTGGGCTGTTATGTAAACATAAAAAAGCAAGAATTGATACCATCAATTATGAAACCGGCACTGTTCATGAAATCGTATTGGCAAATCGAAAACAAAGATTTATTAATCGCTTAGTAGATACTTCGCTCCTGACTTTTATGTTATATTGTTCAGCATTGGCAATTATTCGAAATAATCTTTTTACTCCATGGAGCACAGGAAGTGGTTATATGGACTATTATATATTTTTAATTCCTTTTGAATTACTTTATTATTTGCTTTTTGAAGGAGTATTCAGAATGACACCCGGTAAATATTTAACAGGCACTATTGTCATAGATGCCGAAGGAAACAAAGCTGGTTTGGGGCGAATTATTAAACGTACTTTATCACGCTTTATTCCTTTTGATGCTCTTACATTTTTAAAAGGTGATGCTATTGGCTGGCACGATTCTATTTCCCACTCGTATGTGGCAAAAAGTATTACTATTACTGAAGATGACAATACAGTACCTTCATAA
- a CDS encoding vitamin B12-dependent ribonucleotide reductase has product MPNSKKQVAKGGLQFSRQFTKDGVSPYDMFEYDYRTSVIKNPTGEVVFKMEDVEVPKQWSQIATDILAQKYFRKAGVPQGDGTTGRETTIKQVAHRMAHCWRVWGERYNYFASQKDADIFYDELVYSILNQSCAPNSPQWFNTGLHEVYGITGKPQGHYYVDPADDQLKKSTSAYERPQPHACFILSVDDDLVNDGGIMDLWVREARIFKYGSGVGTNFSSIRGDGEKLSGGGTSSGLMSFLKIGDRAAGAIKSGGTTRRAAKMVCLDLDHPEIQEFVNWKMEEEKKVAALIAAGYSHDYEGEAYKTVSGQNSNNSVRIPNSFFKALDEDGDWELKARSTGKVMKTVKARELWNQINYAAWRCADPGTQYDTTINEWHTCPEGGRINASNPCSEYMFLDNTACNLASINLRRFFNEADNSFDVTGFEYTSRLWTVVLEVSVLMAQFPSKEVAQLSYDYRTLGLGYANLGSMLMVSGIAYDSEEARGIAGAITAIMTGIAYKTSAELASILGPFAKYSENKKHMLRVMRNHRAAAYDATDAYEGLEIKPQGINARYCPDYLLKAATKAWDDAVQLGEKYGYRNAQTTVIAPTGTIGLVMDCDTTGVEPDFALVKFKKLSGGGYFKIINQSVPQALRNLQYNEKEIEEIVNYAKGHATLKGAPYINYQSLSEKGFITEEIAKLDASMASAFEIGFVFNVYTLGEACLQRLGFKPEQYNDFGWSLLEALGFTDEQIEKANEYVCGTMTVEGASYLKEEHLSVFDCANKCGQKGQRYIHAHGHIRMMGAAQPFLSGAISKTINLPNEATVEEIADSYRLSWELGLKANALYRDGSKLSQPLSNKSDKKKKTETSDNAQTINEVEQSEASQPTIVDMSKLTIDELLDEVSKRMQSSPDTTLKGKLAKIVERKTLPAKRRGFTQKAKINGQALFLRTGEYSDGTVGEIFIDMAKEGATMRSMLNCFAIAISIGLQYGVPLEEFVEKFVFTRFEPSGMVDHPNIKTTTSIIDFIFRSLAYEYLGRNDLVHVLDKPEVENLGDESWDEASPTIGERKPELSEVRVLGSAAPQPAKAQKTAMVNAGDSTQNYLKSMQSDAPACNTCGHITIRSGTCYKCLNCGNSMGCS; this is encoded by the coding sequence ATGCCAAACAGTAAAAAACAAGTCGCCAAAGGCGGACTGCAGTTTAGTCGGCAGTTTACAAAAGATGGAGTATCTCCCTACGATATGTTCGAGTACGATTATCGTACATCCGTGATAAAAAATCCTACCGGAGAGGTAGTGTTTAAGATGGAAGATGTGGAAGTGCCAAAGCAATGGAGCCAGATCGCTACAGATATATTGGCACAAAAATATTTCCGTAAAGCAGGTGTACCGCAAGGTGATGGCACGACAGGCAGAGAAACAACGATAAAGCAGGTAGCACATCGAATGGCGCATTGCTGGAGGGTTTGGGGCGAGCGTTATAATTATTTTGCTTCGCAAAAAGATGCTGATATATTTTACGATGAATTGGTGTATAGTATATTAAATCAATCTTGTGCACCTAACAGCCCTCAATGGTTTAATACAGGATTACATGAAGTGTATGGAATAACCGGAAAGCCACAAGGACATTATTATGTAGATCCTGCCGACGATCAATTAAAGAAATCAACCTCGGCTTACGAACGCCCTCAACCTCACGCTTGTTTTATATTAAGTGTAGATGATGACCTGGTGAATGACGGTGGCATTATGGACCTTTGGGTTCGTGAAGCAAGAATATTTAAATACGGAAGTGGTGTGGGCACTAACTTTAGCAGCATTCGGGGAGATGGCGAAAAATTGAGTGGCGGCGGTACTTCCAGCGGATTAATGAGCTTTTTAAAAATTGGTGATAGAGCTGCTGGCGCTATTAAAAGTGGCGGTACTACACGTCGTGCAGCTAAAATGGTTTGTCTGGATCTAGATCATCCCGAAATACAGGAATTTGTAAACTGGAAAATGGAGGAAGAGAAAAAAGTAGCGGCTTTAATTGCTGCGGGCTATTCTCACGATTATGAAGGCGAAGCGTACAAAACAGTAAGCGGACAAAACAGCAATAACTCTGTTCGTATTCCTAACTCTTTCTTTAAAGCATTGGATGAAGATGGCGATTGGGAATTGAAAGCAAGAAGCACCGGCAAAGTAATGAAGACGGTGAAGGCAAGAGAATTGTGGAATCAAATTAATTACGCTGCGTGGCGCTGCGCTGATCCGGGAACTCAATACGATACTACCATTAATGAATGGCACACTTGTCCTGAGGGTGGTCGCATAAATGCGTCTAACCCTTGCAGTGAGTATATGTTCTTAGATAATACGGCTTGTAATCTTGCTTCTATCAACCTTCGTCGTTTCTTTAATGAGGCTGATAATAGTTTTGATGTTACAGGCTTTGAATATACTTCCCGTTTGTGGACAGTTGTATTAGAGGTAAGCGTTTTAATGGCGCAGTTCCCATCTAAAGAAGTAGCACAATTAAGTTATGATTATCGTACGCTTGGTTTAGGTTATGCAAACCTGGGTAGTATGTTAATGGTAAGCGGTATTGCTTACGATAGTGAAGAGGCAAGAGGAATTGCAGGTGCTATTACAGCGATCATGACGGGCATTGCTTATAAAACCTCTGCAGAGCTGGCAAGCATCTTAGGTCCTTTTGCTAAATATTCAGAAAATAAAAAGCACATGTTGCGTGTAATGCGTAATCATCGTGCAGCTGCGTATGATGCTACGGATGCATATGAAGGATTGGAAATAAAGCCTCAAGGTATCAATGCAAGGTATTGTCCTGACTATTTACTGAAAGCCGCTACCAAAGCATGGGATGATGCGGTTCAGTTAGGAGAAAAATATGGCTACCGCAATGCACAAACTACTGTAATTGCTCCAACAGGAACAATTGGTTTGGTAATGGATTGCGATACTACAGGTGTTGAACCTGATTTTGCTTTAGTGAAATTTAAAAAATTAAGCGGTGGTGGTTATTTCAAGATCATTAACCAAAGCGTTCCCCAGGCCTTGCGCAACCTCCAATACAACGAAAAGGAAATAGAAGAGATCGTAAATTATGCTAAAGGGCATGCTACATTAAAGGGTGCCCCTTACATAAATTATCAATCATTAAGTGAGAAAGGATTTATTACAGAAGAAATAGCAAAGCTGGATGCATCTATGGCTAGCGCTTTTGAAATCGGGTTTGTATTTAATGTGTATACGTTAGGAGAAGCTTGTTTACAACGGTTAGGATTTAAGCCTGAACAATACAATGATTTTGGCTGGAGCTTATTGGAAGCATTAGGATTTACCGATGAACAGATTGAAAAAGCCAACGAATATGTTTGCGGCACAATGACGGTAGAAGGCGCTTCTTATTTAAAAGAAGAACATCTTTCTGTATTTGATTGTGCTAATAAATGCGGACAAAAAGGCCAGCGTTATATTCATGCACACGGGCACATTCGCATGATGGGAGCTGCGCAACCATTTTTAAGTGGTGCTATCAGCAAAACGATCAATCTTCCAAACGAAGCCACAGTAGAAGAGATCGCAGATAGCTATCGCCTAAGCTGGGAACTAGGTTTGAAAGCAAATGCACTGTATCGTGATGGGTCTAAATTATCTCAACCGCTCAGCAACAAATCAGACAAGAAAAAGAAAACGGAAACTAGCGATAACGCACAGACGATAAATGAAGTGGAACAATCAGAAGCGAGTCAACCTACAATAGTGGATATGAGCAAGCTTACTATTGATGAGTTGCTGGATGAAGTAAGCAAGCGCATGCAAAGCAGTCCGGATACAACATTGAAAGGTAAACTTGCAAAAATTGTAGAACGCAAAACATTACCTGCAAAACGTAGGGGCTTTACACAAAAAGCAAAAATAAACGGACAGGCATTGTTCCTTCGCACCGGTGAATACAGTGATGGAACTGTTGGAGAAATATTTATTGATATGGCGAAGGAAGGAGCAACAATGCGCAGCATGCTCAACTGTTTTGCTATCGCTATTTCAATCGGATTACAATACGGCGTGCCTTTAGAAGAGTTTGTAGAAAAATTTGTGTTCACACGTTTTGAGCCAAGCGGAATGGTAGATCATCCGAATATTAAAACTACCACATCAATCATTGATTTTATCTTCCGCTCATTAGCGTATGAATATTTAGGCAGAAACGATCTGGTTCATGTGTTGGATAAGCCTGAAGTGGAAAATTTAGGCGATGAAAGTTGGGATGAAGCTTCGCCAACTATTGGAGAACGTAAACCTGAATTAAGTGAAGTACGAGTATTGGGAAGTGCCGCACCTCAACCGGCAAAGGCTCAAAAAACTGCTATGGTCAATGCCGGGGATAGCACACAGAATTATTTAAAATCGATGCAAAGCGATGCGCCTGCCTGTAATACCTGCGGTCATATTACTATTCGCAGTGGTACTTGTTACAAATGTTTGAATTGTGGAAACAGCATGGGTTGCAGTTAG
- a CDS encoding nucleotide pyrophosphohydrolase, which produces MQELTIKEAQQKVDKWIKTVGVRYFNELTNLGILMEEVGELSRLMVRKYGEQSFKETDKGKELSDEMADVLWVLICLANQTGVDLTEALQKNFEKKNIRDAERHQNNEKLK; this is translated from the coding sequence ATGCAAGAGTTAACTATTAAAGAAGCGCAACAAAAAGTTGATAAATGGATAAAAACAGTTGGTGTTCGTTATTTTAATGAATTGACCAATTTGGGAATATTGATGGAAGAAGTAGGTGAGCTTTCAAGATTAATGGTGAGAAAATATGGAGAACAATCTTTTAAAGAAACTGATAAAGGAAAAGAATTAAGCGATGAAATGGCTGATGTGTTATGGGTACTGATCTGCCTGGCAAATCAAACAGGCGTTGATCTGACTGAAGCATTGCAAAAAAACTTTGAGAAAAAAAATATTAGAGATGCGGAAAGGCATCAGAACAATGAAAAATTAAAATAA
- the dtd gene encoding D-aminoacyl-tRNA deacylase, which yields MKTVIQRVAHASVTINGTVKSKINTGLLILIGIEDADTKEDIEWLSNKIINLRIFDDENKTPNISVKDIDGDILLVSQFTLHASTKKGNRPSYIKASKPDIATPLYESMIVQLEKDLGKKIYTGEFGADMKVSLLNDGPVTIIIDTKNKE from the coding sequence TTGAAAACAGTTATACAAAGAGTAGCACACGCAAGTGTAACTATTAATGGCACGGTAAAATCAAAAATCAATACCGGCCTACTAATATTAATTGGTATTGAAGATGCCGACACAAAAGAAGATATTGAATGGCTAAGCAACAAAATAATAAACCTGCGCATATTTGATGATGAAAACAAAACACCCAACATTTCTGTAAAAGATATTGATGGCGATATTTTATTGGTGAGCCAGTTTACATTACACGCTTCTACTAAAAAAGGGAATCGCCCGTCTTATATAAAAGCAAGCAAGCCCGATATTGCGACACCATTGTATGAAAGTATGATCGTGCAATTAGAAAAGGATCTGGGTAAGAAAATTTATACGGGTGAGTTTGGTGCAGATATGAAAGTATCTTTATTGAATGATGGCCCGGTGACGATTATCATTGATACAAAAAATAAAGAATAA